In Desulfonatronum thiodismutans, the genomic window ACGAGCTTGGCCGGGTCTTGGGCGGAGTCTGCTCCGAGGTCTTCTATCACGGCGGACACGGTGCGGACGTCCGGAACGGATTGGCGACGGTGAAGGCAATGGCGGGGTTCACGGTATGTGAAACTCCTGAACACTTCCTGGAAGCGTGGCGCAAGTCAGTTGTGACCAGAGGAACCGTCCGTGGAGCCGGTCAAGACGAGAGTGCAGGCGTGATCCTGTTCAAGGGATCCCGGGCCGGAAAAATGGAACTTTATCTTGAAGCCCTGCGAACGGAGCCGAACGCATGATCTATCACCTCCTCTACCCGCTGGGGAGCGAATACATCGTTTTTAACGTGTTTCGCTACATCACCTTTCGATCCGTGTACGCCCTGCTCACCGCGTTGCTGATATCCATCGTCCTGGGGCCACTTTTCATCGCCTGGCTGCAACGGTTGAAGTGCGGCCAGCACATCCGAGAGGACGTGCCCAAGCACAACGGCAAGGCCGGAACTCCGACCATGGGCGGCCTGCTGATCGCTTTTTCCCTGCTGACCAGTGTCCTGCTCTGGGGGGACCTGACCAACGTCTACCTCTGGCTGACCATTTTCGTCTTCGTGGGTTTCGGTCTGGTGGGCTTGTGGGACGACTTCCTGAAGGTGGTCAAAAAACGTAATCAGGGCTTGAGCGCCGGAGGCAAGCTGCTGGGACAGATCGTGGTAGCCCTGGGGGCGATATCGCTATTGTTGCTCCAACCGGCCTATTCCACGATCCTGTATTTTCCGTTTTTGAAGATGCTTCAGCCGGACATGCTCTGGATGTACATCCCCTTCGCCGTGCTGGTGATGGTCGGCTCGTCCAACGGAGTCAACCTGACCGATGGGCTGGACGGCCTGGCAATTGTGCCGTTGATCGTGGCCGCGGCATGCTTCGGCATCTTCGTTTACGTAGCCGGTCACGTGCAGATCGCCAAGTATCTCCAAGTGGCCTACGTGCCCGGTGTCGGCGAGGTGACGGTTTTCTGCGCCGCCTTGGTGGGCGCGGGGCTGGGCTTTTTGTGGTTCAACGCCTACCCGGCCCAGGTGTTCATGGGCGACGTGGGCAGTCTGAGTCTGGGCGGCGTCCTGGGGTTCATCGCCGTGTTGGCCAAGCAGGAACTGCTGCTGTTGATTGTGGGAGGGCTTTTCGTGATAGAGACCCTCTCCGTGATCCTTCAGGTAGGGTATTTCAAGGTGACAGGTGGCAAGCGCATCTTTCGGATGGCGCCCCTGCACCACCATTTTGAACTCCAAGGCGTGCCGGAGTCCAAGATCATTGTCCGGTGCTGGATTTTTTCCATCATCATGGCCCTGATTTCCTTGAGCGCCTTGAAACTCCGCTAATAAGTTCGAGCACGACACATGTCCAACCCGCACCAGTTATTGCCCGGTTCAGCGCCGTCACGGGTCCAACCCGGAAAAATAGCCGTGGTCGTCGGCACGGGCCAATCTGGCATGGCCGCGGCCGCCTTGCTGGACCATCTGGGCGGCGCGGTTCGATTGGTGGATTCCGGGAAGGTGAGTCGAGAGGTCCGTGACCAGGCTGAAAAGCGGGGCTGGGACGTGCGGGAGGGCGGTCATTGCACTGAGCAGTTCGACCACGCCGCTTTGGTGGTCCTCAGTCCGGGCGTGAACCGGCGCAAGCTGGAGCCCTGGTTGACCGGCCTTGGGACGGATCAGGTGATCTCGGAACTGGAACTGGCCCTGGGTTTTGTGGACGAACCGATTATTGCGGTGACCGGAACCAACGGTAAAACCACGACCACCACCCTGATCGGACGCTTTCTGGAAGCCACGGGCCGCCGTGTGTTCGTAGGCGGAAACATCGGGACACCGCTGTCCCGGTATGTTTGGGAACGCATGCTGGCCGCGGAAACCGGTTCACCCTCGGATTTCAAGAAAGCCGATATCCTTGTTTTGGAAGTAAGCAGTTTTCAACTTCTGAACACGCGTTCGCTGTGTCCCAATGTCGGCGTGCTGCTCAACGTCAGTCCGAACCATTTGGATTATCACCAGGATATGGAAGAGTATCTTCAGGCCAAGCTGTCCCTGTTCGCCAGCCAGGAACCCGAGGATACGGCTGTTTTTCCCGAGGAAATGCGGGAGCTGGTCCAGGCGCGTCGCGTGACCCTGGCCAGGACCGAGTATTTTGGCACGCAATCCGATTTGACCTGTCCGGCCCTACCCGGACGGCACAATCAGGCCAACATCGCCGCCGCGTTCCAGGCCTGCCTGCCCTTCGGCCTAACCCGCGCCGCTGCCCAGACGGTCCTGGACGGGTTCACCGGCTTGCCCCACCGGCTGCAAATCGTGGCCGAGCAGAGCGGCGTGGTTTTCGTGGACGACTCCAAGGGCACCACGGTCCAGGCCCTGCGGGCCGCTCTGGAGGCCTTTGACCGTCCGGTGCTACTGCTGGCCGGAGGTGTGTTTAAAGGTGGCGACCTGGCTGGCCTGAAACCTCTCGTGCAAAGCAAGGCTCGGGCCGTGGGGCTGTTCGGGGCCAGCCGGGAAATTTTCGAGGCGGCCTGGGCCGATGCCGGGACGCCGCTGTTTTGGGAACCGACCCTGGAACGGGCCATGGACCGGCTCTGGCTCCAGGCCCGTCCCGGGGACGTGATATTGCTCTCGCCGGCCACGGCCAGTTTCGACCTCTTCCGGGACTACAAGCATCGCGGCATGACGTTTCAGAATCACCTCCAGACCCTTGCGGAGCGAGACCATGGTTAGGCTTGCCGCTGTGTCCGCCCGCGGGCCCGGAGCAGGGCGCGGCGAAGGAGTTGATTTCTGGTTGCTGTCCGTGGCCCTGCTGCTCTCCGGTTTGGGCCTGGTAATGGTACTCAGCTCCACCGGAATCATGGCCGAACGTTTCTACGCGGATAAATACTATTTTTTCAAGCGACACCTGGTCTTTCTGATCATCGGGCTGGGCGTGATGAGTGCGGCCGCGGCCATTCCCCGTCAGTTGTATCTTCGACTCACGTATGTCTGGCTGGCCCTGGCCGGAGGCCTGCTGGTTCTGACCCTGGTTTCGCCCTTGGGGGTGCAGGCCGGAGGGGCGACACGCTGGCTGTCTTTGGGACCAATCATGATCCAGCCCCTGGAAGTTGCCAAAGTGGCCCTGGTCCTTTATCTGGCCTCGTTTTTCAGCCGCAAGCAGGAAATGATCCGCACCTTCGGGGTGGGCTTTTTGCCGCCGGTGTTCATCACCGGGGCGTTGTGCCTTTTGCTCCTGGCCCAGCCGGATTTCGGCGGAGCGGCCTCGCTAATGCTGATCCTTTTTTGCATCAGTTTCGTAGGGGGAACCCGGCTGGTCTATTTAGGGGCGACCTCGTTCATGGCCCTGATGGGAGCGATTTTCCTGGTGATGAGTTCCCCCTACCGCTTCCGACGCTGGTTCGCGTTTCTGGACCCGTTCCAGGACGCCCAGGACGTAGGCTATCAACTGGTTCAATCCCTGTACGCCCTGGGCGGTGGAGGCTGGCTGGGCGAGGGATTGGGGGCCGGGAAGCAGAAGCTGTTTTTTCTGCCCGCGGCGCATACGGATTTTATCATGGCCGTGATCGGCGAGGAGCTGGGCTTTGTCGGCGTATCCGTGATTTTCGTCCTGGTGGGCGTCTTGCTCTGGCGAGGACTGCGCATCGCCAGGTTGCAGGACGGCTTGCAGGAGCGGTTCGTCGCCTTCGGCATGCTGTTGATTCTTGCTCTGGGAGCCGTGCTGAATATGGCCGTGGTTCTGGGCGTGGTCCCGCCCAAAGGCGTTCCCATGCCGTTTCTGAGCTACGGAGGGTCCAGCCTGGTCATCTCCTTGCTCTGCGTGGGCGTGTTGTTGAACCTGTCACGGAGCGCCGGAGCGTCGGCAGGTCGGCTAAACGGAGCAACGCTATGAACCGGGTGATCCTGACTACCGGGGGAACCGGAGGGCATATTTTCCCGGCCCTGGCCGTGGCCGAAGAGCTGCGAGAGCGGCATCCCGACATCCGGTTGCTCTTCGTGGGCGGTGGGCGCGGGCCGGAAGGCGGGTGGGCGGCTAGCGCCGGCCTGGACTTCCAGGCCCTCCCGGTCTCCGGCGTACTGGGACGGGGTTGGCGGGCCCTGGGCATATTGTGGTGGTTGCCGCTCAGCGTGTCGCGAGCCATTGCCATTGTTCGCGGGTTCAAGCCGGATGTGGTGCTGGGCTTGGGCGGCTATGCCGGGTTTCCCCTGGTTCTGGCGGCCTGGATGATGCGCGTGCCGACGGCGATTCACGAGCAGAACGGTCTGCCCGGGATGACCAACAGGCTGCTGGGAAGGCTGGTACGCCGAGTGCTGCTTTCCCTGCCGGACGATAACCATCTGTTCGATCCTCGGAAGGTGGTAGTCACCGGGAATCCGTTGCGCAAGGCGGTTCGCCTCCTGCGCTCCGCCCAACCCGAAGGGGACAGCCCGCGGCGTAATGTGTTGATCCTCGGCGGAAGCCAGGGGGCCAGGGCCTTGAATCAAGCCGTATTGGACTCCATGGACGGGTTTCGCGAAGAGCGGATCTCCCTGTGGCATCAGACCGGGAAGGCGGACTGGGAGAGGATTTCCGGGGAGTATGCCCGGGCCGGCTGGAAGCAGGTCCGCGTGGAGCCGTTCATTGAGGACGTGGCCGAGGCCTACGCCTGGGCGGATTTGGTGGTGTGCCGGGCCGGAGCGACGACGCTGGCTGAATTGACGGTCATGGGCAAACCCAGCGTCTTGGTTCCCTTCCCCTATGCCACCCATGACCACCAGATGCTCAATGCCCGGAAGTTGGAGCAGGCCGGGGCGGCCATGGTGTTGGTGGAAAGCTATCTGGCTCAGGTCCAATTATGGACCGTGATCAAGGATTTGTTGGATATTCCCGGCAAGTTGCGGGACATGCGCAAGGCAGCCTGGGAATTGGGGCGGCCGGAGGCCGGGGCTGACGTGGTTCGAGAACTTGAAGGATTGGTGCAACGGGGATGAAGTCAAAAGTCACGTCCATCCACATGGTCGGCCTGGGCGGTTCCGGAATGAGCGGCATCGCGGAAGTGTTGCTGAATTTGGGCTATAGCGTCTCGGGTTCGGACGTGGCCCCCAGCCCAGTGCTGGATCACCTGCGGACCCTCGGCGCGGTCACGTATGTCGGGCATTGCAGGGGGCGCTTGGATCAAGCCCAGGTGCTGGTCAAGTCCACGGCGGTGCGGGACGACAATCCGGAGGTCCAGGAAGCACGGGACCTGGGAATTCCAATCATTCCCAGGGCGGAAATGCTGGCCGAACTGATGCGGCTGCGGACCGGAATCGCCGTGGCCGGAACCCACGGCAAGACCACCACCACGTCAATTCTGGCGACCCTTTTTAAGGAAGCTGAGCTGGACCCCACGGTGATCATCGGCGGACGGCTGCGCAATTACGGCAGTAACGCCTTGCTGGGCCAGGGAGAGTACCTGATCGCCGAAGCGGATGAATCCGACGGCTCGTTTCTGTGCCTGTTTCCGATCATCAGCGTGGTGACCAACATCGACGCGGACCATCTGGATTTTTACCCGGACTTGGCGAGCATCAAGGAGGCCTTTGTCCAGTTCATGAACAAGGTGCCGTTCTACGGACTGAACGTGGTCTGCGGCGACGATCCAGGTGTCCAGGAAGTTTTGCCCCAGGTCCGTCGTCCTGTTGTGACCTATGGGTTTGGTGCGGACAACGATGTGCGCGGAGAACTACTGGAAGGTCGCCCGGGCAATCCCTTCCAGATCAGTTGGCGCGGAGAAACCTGGGCCGAAGTCAATTTGGCTCAACCGGGGCGGCATAATGTGCTGAATGCTTTGGGCGCTGTGGGCGTGGCCATTGAAATCGGCATGCCCAAAGAAGCGGTGCTGCGCGGTTTGACCAACTTTGGCGGTGTGGGGCGGCGTTTCGAGATCAAGGGCGAGCGTGACGGCGTGACCGTGGTGGACGACTATGGGCATCACCCCAAGGAAATAGTCGCGACATTGCGCACCGCGCGGGAGTTTTTTCCGGGGAGACGGCTGGTGGTGTTGTTTCAGCCCCACCGTTTTTCCCGAACCAAAGCCCTGTTCGGTGATTTTTGCCGGGCCTTCGACCAAGCCGACCGTTTGTTGTTGCTGGAGATTTATCCGGCATCGGAAGCTCCTTTGCCCGGCATCAGTGGAAGCAGTCTGGCTCAGGGCATTCGGCAGGTCAGCCAGACCCCGGTGGACTTCTTCCCGGATATGGGCACGGCAGGTGAGGCTCTGCCGGACATCCTGCGACCGGGCGACGTGCTGTTGACTTTGGGGGCCGGCAATGTGTGGCAGGCTGGACAAGGTTTTTTGGCGGCTGCGTGAGGATGATCCCGTGAAGGTAACGAGAGGCCCGCTTCTGGCCGACCGGACGACTTTGCGATTGGGCGGCAAGGCCATGGCCGAGATCGTGGTCCGTGAATCCCCGGACTTGGATGACCTAGCCGGCCTGTTGGCCGAGCAAACGGCCAAACTCGGTGCCCGGCCTATGGTCTTGGGGGAAGGAAGCAACATCCTGGCCGCGAACCGGGATCTGGACCTGGTTTTGCTCCGACTGGAAGGCGGCGGTGATCCTGAGATCATGGAATTGGGCGGGGATGGAAACCAGATTCCAGGAAAGGACCGGGAAGGGGTCCGGATTCGGGTCCCAGGAGCCTTGCGGCTTCCGCGGCTGCTGGGCTGGTGCGCGGCTCGCGGCTTGCGCGGCTTGGAGCCATGGGCGGGGATTCCCGGATCCGTGGGCGGGGCCGTGGCCATGAATGCCGGTTCGTACGGGCTGGAGATGGGCCAGGTTCTGGAGCGAGTTTTGATCTGGACCCCGGAGCGGGGTGGCCGGTGGCTTGATGCCGCTGATCTCCAGTTCGGATACCGGCGGTTCGACTCGGGGCTTGACGATGCGGTTCAGCTGGTGCTGGCCGCGGAATTGCGGGTCGAAAGCGACGTGCCTGATGAAGTCCGAGCGCGGATGCGCAAATGGTTCGATCGGAAGAAACAGACTCAGCCGATCACCATGGCCTCGGCCGGGTGCGTGTTCAAGAATCCCGACGAGGAGAACCCGGCGGGCAGGCTTCTGGACCTGGTCGGGTTGCGCGGGTTTCAGAGAGGCGACATGGCCTTTTCCGAGCTGCACGCGAATTTTTTGATCAACCTCGGGGGCGGGTCTGCTGACGACGCCTTTGCTCTGCTGGATCTGGCACGGGAACGGGTTGCATCTCGCTTCGGTCTGGAACTGGAAACCGAGGTCAAGGTGCTGGCATGAGCGTGGCCGCCGCGAGGCTCCGATCCGGCGGTTGGTTCAGCCCCGGAGCGCGCCAAAGCAACAAGTGGGCGCGCAAGCAAAGCTCGAGCTCCGTGCCAAAGCGAACGGCAAAGCCGACAGTGAAGCCGGCCCGGAACAAAGCAACCAGGAAACCGCTGCGTATCGGCGCGCTGTTGGCGGGGCTGGTCCTGTTCATGTTACGTTTTTTCGGCTGGACCTTGGGGCTGCTGCTGGTGGCGACGCTGCTGGGGAGCATCAGCCTCGGGCTGGTCTACGGTTACCGGGCGTTGACCACGTCCACCCATTTTGCCGTCTCAAACGTGGAGATTATCGGCAACAGGCAGCTCAGCACCCCGGAAGTGCTGAATCTGAGCGGCGTGACCGTGGGCATGAACATCCTGGAGGTCAGTCTGGGTGAAATCAGTCGCAAACTGCAGCACAACCCATGGATTGAAAGCGCTTCGGTCCGACGGGTGCTTCCGGACGGGGTGGCCATCGACATCGTGGAGCGCGAGCCGTTTTTCTGGGTTCAACAGGGTGGATCGCTGTATTACGCGGATCGCAAAGGGGGCCCCATCGCCGCGCTGGAACTGGGTCGCTTCGTGTCCTTGCCGGTCCTGATCCTGGAGGACGGCGCGGAACCGAATTGGCCATTGATGGAAGAGTGGGTGCGGGCCGTGGAGCGTTTGGAGTTCCCGTTCGGGTTTTCAGAGGTGGCTTGGTTAAAGGTGGAGGACGCGAATCATTTACGCATCCATCTGGAAGATCGGGGCTTGGTGATTCATTTTGATCTGAGCGACTGGCGCGGGCATCGTGCAATTATGAATCAGGTTTGGGAAGATTTGCGCTCTCGTGGAGAGCTGAACAATATTGAACGGTTGACCGTCATGTCGGGCAAGGCCTGGGTCCTGTTGAAACAGCCCTGACAGCGAAATCGAGGAGCGGAAAATGGCGAAAAAATCATCATCCAAATCCGATCTGATCGTCGGGCTGGACATCGGAACCACCAAGATCTGCACCGTGGTAGGAGAGGCCACGCCCAACGGCGTGGACGTGGTGGGCATCGGCACGGCTCCGTCCTCGGGCCTGCGCAAAGGCGTGGTGGTGAATATCGAGCAGACCGTGCAGTGCATCAAAAAGGCTCTGGAAGAGGCCGAACTGATGGCCGGCTGCGAGATCCGTTCGGTGTATTCCGGCATCGCCGGCAGCCACATCAAGGGCTTCAACAGCCACGGCGTAATCGCGGTCAAGGGCGGAGAAGTGACGCCCAAGGACGTGGAGCGGGTCATCGACGCGGCCAAAGCCGTAGCCATTCCCCTGGACCGCGAGGTGATCCACATCCTGCCCCAGGAGTTCATCGTCGACGAACAAAACGGTATCGCCGACCCCATCGGGATGGCCGGGGTGCGGCTGGAGGTCAAGGTGCACATCGTGACCGGAGCCGTGAGCAGCGCCCAGAACATCATTCGTTCCTGCCATCGGGCCGGCCTGGACGTGGCGGACATCGTCCTGCAGTCCCTGGCATCCACCGAGGCCGTGTTGACTCCGGAGGAGCGAGAAATCGGCGTGGCCCTGGTGGATATCGGTGGAGGGACCACGGACGTGGCGATTTTCTCCAACAATTCCATTAAATATACATCGGTCCTGGCTTTGGGCGGCAGCAACCTGACCAACGACATCGCCTTCGGCCTGCGCACGCCGATGCTGGCCGCGGAAAAAATCAAGATAAAATACGGCTGCGCCCTGACGGACATCGTGCAAAAGGACGAGATCATCGACGTGCCCAGCGTGGGCGGTCGTGAGGCCCGGCGGGTTTCCCGACGGGTGCTGGCGGAGATCTGCGAGCCGCGGATGGAGGAAATTCTAGCCCTGGTGGAACAGGATCTGAACCAGTCCGGGTGCAAAAATCTGATTGGAGCCGGAATCGTCCTGACCGGAGGATCAGCTTTGCTGGATGGGATGTCTGAGCTGGGCGAGCAGATTTTCAACCTGCCCACCCGCGTCGGCTATCCGCGGGAAGTGGGCGGGTTGAAGGACGTGGTGATGAACCCGATGTATTCCACCGCCGTGGGGCTGCTGATGTACGGGGCACGCAAGGAAGGACTGGATCAGCGGTTCCGGATTCGGGACACCCATATTTTCAACCGTATCCTGAACCGGATGCGCAAGTGGTTTTCGGATGTTTCCTGAGTGGAACGCGGGATGATAAAATTTGAAATTTGAAATTTGAGATTCACCGAGTGTGCGCGGTGATGCCTCGTCGGAACGCTGAGCGACGGAGATGAGTGAGAAGGGCGATAACGGA contains:
- the mraY gene encoding phospho-N-acetylmuramoyl-pentapeptide-transferase; translated protein: MIYHLLYPLGSEYIVFNVFRYITFRSVYALLTALLISIVLGPLFIAWLQRLKCGQHIREDVPKHNGKAGTPTMGGLLIAFSLLTSVLLWGDLTNVYLWLTIFVFVGFGLVGLWDDFLKVVKKRNQGLSAGGKLLGQIVVALGAISLLLLQPAYSTILYFPFLKMLQPDMLWMYIPFAVLVMVGSSNGVNLTDGLDGLAIVPLIVAAACFGIFVYVAGHVQIAKYLQVAYVPGVGEVTVFCAALVGAGLGFLWFNAYPAQVFMGDVGSLSLGGVLGFIAVLAKQELLLLIVGGLFVIETLSVILQVGYFKVTGGKRIFRMAPLHHHFELQGVPESKIIVRCWIFSIIMALISLSALKLR
- the murD gene encoding UDP-N-acetylmuramoyl-L-alanine--D-glutamate ligase: MSNPHQLLPGSAPSRVQPGKIAVVVGTGQSGMAAAALLDHLGGAVRLVDSGKVSREVRDQAEKRGWDVREGGHCTEQFDHAALVVLSPGVNRRKLEPWLTGLGTDQVISELELALGFVDEPIIAVTGTNGKTTTTTLIGRFLEATGRRVFVGGNIGTPLSRYVWERMLAAETGSPSDFKKADILVLEVSSFQLLNTRSLCPNVGVLLNVSPNHLDYHQDMEEYLQAKLSLFASQEPEDTAVFPEEMRELVQARRVTLARTEYFGTQSDLTCPALPGRHNQANIAAAFQACLPFGLTRAAAQTVLDGFTGLPHRLQIVAEQSGVVFVDDSKGTTVQALRAALEAFDRPVLLLAGGVFKGGDLAGLKPLVQSKARAVGLFGASREIFEAAWADAGTPLFWEPTLERAMDRLWLQARPGDVILLSPATASFDLFRDYKHRGMTFQNHLQTLAERDHG
- the ftsW gene encoding putative lipid II flippase FtsW yields the protein MVRLAAVSARGPGAGRGEGVDFWLLSVALLLSGLGLVMVLSSTGIMAERFYADKYYFFKRHLVFLIIGLGVMSAAAAIPRQLYLRLTYVWLALAGGLLVLTLVSPLGVQAGGATRWLSLGPIMIQPLEVAKVALVLYLASFFSRKQEMIRTFGVGFLPPVFITGALCLLLLAQPDFGGAASLMLILFCISFVGGTRLVYLGATSFMALMGAIFLVMSSPYRFRRWFAFLDPFQDAQDVGYQLVQSLYALGGGGWLGEGLGAGKQKLFFLPAAHTDFIMAVIGEELGFVGVSVIFVLVGVLLWRGLRIARLQDGLQERFVAFGMLLILALGAVLNMAVVLGVVPPKGVPMPFLSYGGSSLVISLLCVGVLLNLSRSAGASAGRLNGATL
- the murG gene encoding undecaprenyldiphospho-muramoylpentapeptide beta-N-acetylglucosaminyltransferase; this encodes MNRVILTTGGTGGHIFPALAVAEELRERHPDIRLLFVGGGRGPEGGWAASAGLDFQALPVSGVLGRGWRALGILWWLPLSVSRAIAIVRGFKPDVVLGLGGYAGFPLVLAAWMMRVPTAIHEQNGLPGMTNRLLGRLVRRVLLSLPDDNHLFDPRKVVVTGNPLRKAVRLLRSAQPEGDSPRRNVLILGGSQGARALNQAVLDSMDGFREERISLWHQTGKADWERISGEYARAGWKQVRVEPFIEDVAEAYAWADLVVCRAGATTLAELTVMGKPSVLVPFPYATHDHQMLNARKLEQAGAAMVLVESYLAQVQLWTVIKDLLDIPGKLRDMRKAAWELGRPEAGADVVRELEGLVQRG
- the murC gene encoding UDP-N-acetylmuramate--L-alanine ligase, with product MKSKVTSIHMVGLGGSGMSGIAEVLLNLGYSVSGSDVAPSPVLDHLRTLGAVTYVGHCRGRLDQAQVLVKSTAVRDDNPEVQEARDLGIPIIPRAEMLAELMRLRTGIAVAGTHGKTTTTSILATLFKEAELDPTVIIGGRLRNYGSNALLGQGEYLIAEADESDGSFLCLFPIISVVTNIDADHLDFYPDLASIKEAFVQFMNKVPFYGLNVVCGDDPGVQEVLPQVRRPVVTYGFGADNDVRGELLEGRPGNPFQISWRGETWAEVNLAQPGRHNVLNALGAVGVAIEIGMPKEAVLRGLTNFGGVGRRFEIKGERDGVTVVDDYGHHPKEIVATLRTAREFFPGRRLVVLFQPHRFSRTKALFGDFCRAFDQADRLLLLEIYPASEAPLPGISGSSLAQGIRQVSQTPVDFFPDMGTAGEALPDILRPGDVLLTLGAGNVWQAGQGFLAAA
- the murB gene encoding UDP-N-acetylmuramate dehydrogenase gives rise to the protein MKVTRGPLLADRTTLRLGGKAMAEIVVRESPDLDDLAGLLAEQTAKLGARPMVLGEGSNILAANRDLDLVLLRLEGGGDPEIMELGGDGNQIPGKDREGVRIRVPGALRLPRLLGWCAARGLRGLEPWAGIPGSVGGAVAMNAGSYGLEMGQVLERVLIWTPERGGRWLDAADLQFGYRRFDSGLDDAVQLVLAAELRVESDVPDEVRARMRKWFDRKKQTQPITMASAGCVFKNPDEENPAGRLLDLVGLRGFQRGDMAFSELHANFLINLGGGSADDAFALLDLARERVASRFGLELETEVKVLA
- a CDS encoding cell division protein FtsQ/DivIB, whose product is MPKRTAKPTVKPARNKATRKPLRIGALLAGLVLFMLRFFGWTLGLLLVATLLGSISLGLVYGYRALTTSTHFAVSNVEIIGNRQLSTPEVLNLSGVTVGMNILEVSLGEISRKLQHNPWIESASVRRVLPDGVAIDIVEREPFFWVQQGGSLYYADRKGGPIAALELGRFVSLPVLILEDGAEPNWPLMEEWVRAVERLEFPFGFSEVAWLKVEDANHLRIHLEDRGLVIHFDLSDWRGHRAIMNQVWEDLRSRGELNNIERLTVMSGKAWVLLKQP
- the ftsA gene encoding cell division protein FtsA, producing the protein MAKKSSSKSDLIVGLDIGTTKICTVVGEATPNGVDVVGIGTAPSSGLRKGVVVNIEQTVQCIKKALEEAELMAGCEIRSVYSGIAGSHIKGFNSHGVIAVKGGEVTPKDVERVIDAAKAVAIPLDREVIHILPQEFIVDEQNGIADPIGMAGVRLEVKVHIVTGAVSSAQNIIRSCHRAGLDVADIVLQSLASTEAVLTPEEREIGVALVDIGGGTTDVAIFSNNSIKYTSVLALGGSNLTNDIAFGLRTPMLAAEKIKIKYGCALTDIVQKDEIIDVPSVGGREARRVSRRVLAEICEPRMEEILALVEQDLNQSGCKNLIGAGIVLTGGSALLDGMSELGEQIFNLPTRVGYPREVGGLKDVVMNPMYSTAVGLLMYGARKEGLDQRFRIRDTHIFNRILNRMRKWFSDVS